From a single Streptomyces sp. NBC_00377 genomic region:
- a CDS encoding SGNH/GDSL hydrolase family protein, translating into MVGALLAGPVAPTQAGQSPVQRDWTGTWATAASEHYEVSGMSEVTVRMPVHTSVGGSSVRIRLTNAYAGDPVRIGHATVGLRAGGSAVARPFDVRFSGKHGVTIPAGGQAVSDPVGLAVPALTDLVVSLHLPGQVTHITDHWWAQQTVYWTEYGAGDHAADPTGDAFTWTTTSWPFLSGVDVTAPRNRAVVALGDSITDGSFSTADTDQRWPDLLSARLNACRPGAGVLNAGITSNRITAGTATNPSALDRLDRDVLSQPGARTLILFEGINDLGGASAEQIIAGMTEIADRAHRRRMRVVAATITPYKDFVWGGWTEETEARRRRVNAFVRDSGGVFDDYADFDRAVRDPADPQRLGAAYDSGDHLHPDDAGMKAFADSIDLTTLGLGRGCS; encoded by the coding sequence ATGGTCGGGGCTCTCCTGGCGGGGCCGGTGGCGCCCACCCAGGCAGGCCAGTCGCCTGTTCAGCGCGACTGGACAGGCACCTGGGCGACGGCGGCCAGCGAGCACTACGAGGTCTCGGGGATGTCCGAGGTGACGGTGCGGATGCCCGTCCACACCAGCGTCGGCGGTTCGTCCGTACGCATCCGCCTCACCAACGCCTACGCCGGCGACCCGGTGAGGATCGGACACGCGACCGTGGGCCTGCGTGCGGGGGGCTCCGCCGTGGCACGCCCGTTCGACGTGCGGTTCAGCGGGAAGCACGGGGTCACCATCCCGGCGGGCGGCCAGGCGGTCAGCGATCCGGTCGGGCTCGCCGTGCCGGCCCTGACCGACCTGGTGGTCAGTCTGCATCTGCCCGGCCAGGTCACGCACATCACCGATCACTGGTGGGCGCAGCAGACCGTGTACTGGACGGAGTACGGGGCGGGCGACCACGCCGCCGACCCCACCGGGGACGCCTTCACCTGGACCACCACGAGCTGGCCGTTCCTCAGCGGCGTGGATGTGACCGCGCCGAGGAACAGGGCGGTGGTGGCGCTCGGCGACTCGATCACCGACGGGTCCTTCTCGACGGCCGACACCGACCAACGCTGGCCCGACCTGCTCTCCGCCCGGCTGAACGCCTGCCGGCCCGGCGCGGGGGTGCTCAACGCGGGCATCACCAGCAACAGGATCACCGCCGGGACCGCGACGAATCCCTCGGCCCTGGACCGGCTCGACCGGGACGTGCTCTCCCAGCCGGGGGCGCGGACCCTGATTCTCTTCGAGGGGATCAACGACCTCGGCGGGGCGAGTGCCGAGCAGATCATCGCCGGAATGACCGAGATCGCCGACCGGGCGCACCGGCGCCGGATGCGCGTCGTCGCCGCCACCATCACCCCGTACAAGGATTTCGTCTGGGGCGGTTGGACGGAGGAGACGGAGGCCCGGCGCCGGCGGGTCAACGCGTTCGTCCGGGACTCCGGCGGCGTCTTCGACGACTACGCCGACTTCGACCGGGCGGTCCGCGACCCGGCAGATCCCCAACGGCTGGGCGCGGCCTACGACTCCGGTGACCATCTCCATCCCGATGACGCCGGGATGAAGGCGTTCGCCGACTCCATCGACCTGACGACGCTGGGCCTCGGCCGCGGCTGTTCCTGA